A portion of the Blastopirellula sediminis genome contains these proteins:
- a CDS encoding YeiH family protein produces MSETSPPPAPADEHRPLLLEMRTKDDWWAIWLGALILAVVFFSIQMTEVPGKDGAEATVEATSALKPWIVKPSSWNENPLDSLSKGGKSLIPGMLAVGAAILAMFAVAQLVMGKSVPKFALGFLAVFPLALLAYLLSTQEVIKYYNLEYALWALLVGLIISNTIGTPGSWKPAVLTEFYIKTGLVLLGAEVLLAKLFALSVPGIAVAWIVTPIVLITTFIFGQKILRMASPSLNMVISADMSVCGVSAAIATGAACRAKKEELSLAIGMSLAFTVIMMVVQPALIRIAGIDDLVGGAWIGGTIDATGAVVAAGNALGERAEKVAVTVKMIQNVLIGVVAFGVALYWVAFVEKTKDGARPNAMEIWYRFPKFVLGFVAASVVFSAIAYFLPTGEAEVKAMTDMTKSLRGWLFCLAFVSIGLETNFRELAVYLKGGKPLILYVCGQTLNLLLTFLMAYVMFGWLFRDYLEKMFNGGN; encoded by the coding sequence ATGAGCGAAACCTCTCCTCCCCCTGCGCCCGCCGATGAACATCGCCCGCTCCTGTTAGAAATGCGCACCAAAGATGATTGGTGGGCGATCTGGCTGGGCGCGTTGATCCTGGCCGTCGTTTTTTTCTCGATACAGATGACGGAGGTCCCTGGCAAGGATGGCGCCGAGGCGACGGTCGAAGCGACCAGCGCGCTCAAGCCGTGGATCGTCAAACCGAGCTCCTGGAATGAAAACCCGCTCGACTCGCTGAGCAAAGGAGGCAAGTCGCTGATCCCCGGCATGCTTGCCGTCGGCGCGGCGATTCTAGCGATGTTCGCCGTCGCCCAACTGGTGATGGGAAAGTCAGTCCCGAAATTCGCCCTGGGATTTCTTGCCGTCTTTCCCCTGGCGCTGCTCGCCTATCTCCTATCAACGCAGGAAGTGATCAAGTATTACAACCTGGAGTACGCTCTCTGGGCGCTGTTGGTCGGCTTGATCATCAGCAATACGATCGGCACTCCGGGGTCATGGAAGCCGGCGGTCCTCACCGAGTTCTATATCAAGACCGGCCTGGTGCTGCTTGGCGCCGAGGTTTTGCTCGCCAAGCTCTTCGCCCTGTCGGTTCCGGGGATCGCGGTCGCGTGGATCGTCACGCCGATCGTGTTGATCACGACTTTCATCTTCGGACAGAAGATTCTGCGGATGGCCTCGCCGTCGCTCAACATGGTGATCTCGGCCGACATGTCGGTCTGCGGCGTTTCGGCCGCCATCGCGACCGGCGCAGCATGTCGCGCGAAAAAGGAAGAACTGTCGCTGGCGATCGGCATGTCGCTTGCGTTTACCGTAATCATGATGGTGGTCCAGCCTGCTTTGATTCGCATCGCCGGGATCGACGACCTGGTCGGCGGCGCCTGGATCGGTGGGACGATCGACGCGACCGGCGCGGTAGTCGCCGCCGGTAATGCCCTCGGCGAACGAGCCGAGAAAGTGGCGGTCACCGTCAAGATGATTCAAAACGTCTTGATCGGCGTGGTGGCGTTCGGCGTCGCTCTGTACTGGGTCGCCTTCGTCGAAAAGACGAAGGATGGCGCTCGTCCCAATGCGATGGAAATCTGGTATCGCTTTCCGAAGTTTGTGCTCGGCTTCGTCGCGGCGTCGGTCGTCTTCTCGGCGATCGCCTACTTCCTGCCGACCGGCGAAGCGGAGGTGAAAGCGATGACCGATATGACCAAGTCGCTCCGCGGTTGGCTCTTCTGCCTGGCGTTCGTCAGCATTGGGCTGGAGACCAACTTCCGCGAACTGGCGGTCTACCTGAAAGGGGGAAAGCCGCTGATCCTGTACGTCTGCGGCCAGACGCTCAACTTGCTGCTCACCTTCCTGATGGCGTACGTGATGTTCGGCTGGTTGTTCCGCGATTATCTCGAGAAGATGTTCAATGGCGGCAACTAA